In the genome of Chryseobacterium arthrosphaerae, one region contains:
- a CDS encoding HAMP domain-containing sensor histidine kinase has protein sequence MKLKTKLTLGVGLLFLLIVLLSVIGSVYINKLKSDTEKILTANYNSLEFSKNMLLALDNISTDSTVAIADFQKNNKLQEKNLTEFGEKEATQNLNLHFNSYLKEPGPHKEKLIREDLAKIMSLNMKGIERKSDIAIITAENATFWIVSLGTVCFLIAFVLLFNLPQTIAEPISQLTFSIRQIADKNYNERVHFKGSEEFNGLAESFNTMAEKLQEYESSTLSKQLMDKKRIETLVNNMHDAVIGLDENHFIYMINDEALKITNLRKEEIIGKTAHEVAVNNDLMRELLKNIDHPVKDPIKIVRDNKENYFEQDIVPINIVKTGEKEKKNIGKVILLRNITPFKELDFAKTNFIATISHELKTPISAIKMGVQLLGNQKFGDLNEQQQELLKSINEDGQRLLDITGELLNLSQVESGNIRLTIEKCAPKEIVQTAVKNVEKLAEQKNISIITEFLLEDNDLVMADFDKTVWVMNNFLTNAVKHSFQDESIRILVEKKETFIQFSITDTGSGIDEKYHRQIFDRYFQVPGEHQNGTGLGLAISKNFIEKQNGEIGVKSSLNHGSTFYFRLPVS, from the coding sequence ATGAAACTTAAAACGAAACTTACCCTGGGTGTAGGCCTGTTATTTCTACTGATTGTTCTGCTTTCAGTGATAGGTTCTGTATACATCAATAAATTAAAATCTGATACTGAAAAGATCCTCACGGCCAATTACAATAGCCTGGAATTTTCCAAAAATATGCTTCTGGCTCTTGATAATATCAGTACAGACAGTACAGTAGCCATTGCTGATTTCCAGAAAAATAACAAACTTCAGGAAAAGAACCTCACAGAATTCGGAGAGAAAGAGGCCACCCAGAACCTGAATCTGCACTTCAACAGCTACCTGAAAGAACCGGGTCCCCATAAAGAAAAACTGATCCGGGAAGATCTGGCCAAAATTATGTCCTTGAATATGAAGGGAATAGAACGTAAAAGCGATATTGCCATCATTACGGCAGAAAATGCCACGTTCTGGATTGTGAGTTTAGGAACTGTATGCTTTCTGATCGCTTTTGTACTGCTTTTCAATCTCCCTCAGACGATTGCGGAGCCTATCAGCCAGCTGACCTTCAGTATCAGGCAGATTGCAGATAAAAATTACAACGAAAGGGTTCATTTTAAAGGAAGTGAAGAATTCAATGGTCTTGCAGAATCATTCAATACAATGGCAGAGAAACTGCAGGAATATGAAAGCAGTACACTTTCAAAACAGCTGATGGATAAAAAACGGATTGAAACCCTGGTCAACAATATGCATGATGCTGTTATTGGTCTTGACGAAAACCATTTTATCTACATGATCAATGATGAAGCACTGAAGATCACGAACCTTCGTAAAGAAGAGATTATAGGTAAAACAGCCCATGAAGTGGCGGTGAATAACGATTTGATGCGTGAGCTGCTGAAAAATATTGATCATCCGGTAAAGGATCCTATTAAGATTGTCCGTGATAATAAGGAAAATTATTTTGAACAGGATATTGTTCCTATTAATATCGTAAAAACAGGCGAGAAGGAGAAGAAAAATATCGGTAAAGTTATTCTTCTGCGTAATATCACTCCGTTTAAAGAACTGGATTTTGCGAAAACCAATTTCATCGCTACCATTTCCCATGAATTGAAAACACCGATTTCTGCCATAAAAATGGGAGTACAGTTACTTGGCAATCAAAAATTCGGGGATCTGAATGAACAGCAGCAGGAATTGCTGAAAAGCATCAACGAAGACGGGCAGCGATTACTGGATATCACCGGAGAACTGCTTAATCTCTCTCAGGTTGAATCCGGAAATATCCGGCTGACCATTGAAAAATGTGCTCCGAAAGAAATTGTACAGACGGCCGTGAAAAATGTTGAAAAGCTTGCCGAGCAGAAAAATATCTCCATCATTACAGAATTCCTTTTGGAGGACAATGACCTTGTAATGGCTGATTTTGACAAAACGGTCTGGGTCATGAATAATTTCCTTACGAATGCCGTGAAACACTCTTTTCAGGATGAAAGTATCCGGATTCTGGTAGAAAAAAAAGAGACCTTTATTCAGTTCAGTATTACGGATACCGGAAGTGGAATTGATGAAAAGTACCATCGCCAGATCTTTGACCGCTACTTTCAGGTTCCGGGAGAGCATCAGAACGGTACGGGGCTTGGCCTGGCTATTTCGAAAAATTTCATTGAGAAACAGAACGGTGAAATTGGAGTAAAGAGTTCCCTGAATCATGGCAGTACTTTTTATTTCAGATTACCGGTGTCATAA
- a CDS encoding STM3941 family protein: MKEIHFYSSKIKSLIMLMVSGIFTFGLYHIGCKNEKFFLMVILGLAFALFLFGIVYSLLLLFRTKPLLTVTDQQIIVYNVLRKPTTVNFEDVLLFCTSDMKHHGIKTAAFIHVVLKHPKKNSNLLNRISPRLFRNSESREFSFQIDMINVKTKVLLELLQSKIRPYSLINK; encoded by the coding sequence ATGAAGGAGATTCATTTCTATTCCAGTAAAATCAAAAGTCTGATCATGCTTATGGTCTCTGGTATTTTTACCTTTGGACTTTATCATATTGGTTGTAAGAATGAGAAATTTTTTCTGATGGTGATATTAGGTCTCGCCTTTGCACTTTTTTTATTTGGAATTGTGTATTCTTTACTGTTGTTGTTCCGCACAAAACCTTTATTAACCGTTACTGATCAGCAGATTATCGTTTATAATGTATTGAGAAAACCAACGACGGTCAACTTTGAGGATGTTCTTCTTTTTTGTACATCGGATATGAAGCATCACGGCATTAAAACAGCTGCATTTATTCATGTTGTATTAAAACATCCAAAGAAAAATTCCAATCTGTTGAATCGTATTTCTCCCAGGCTGTTCCGGAATTCTGAGAGCCGTGAATTCAGCTTTCAGATCGATATGATCAATGTAAAAACCAAGGTTTTGCTGGAACTATTGCAAAGTAAAATAAGGCCTTATAGTTTGATAAATAAGTAA